The Lysobacter capsici genome has a segment encoding these proteins:
- a CDS encoding MAC/perforin domain-containing protein, with amino-acid sequence MPVAIAEESQVIPLENFLRELGLRSPQIKLVRDAGIGSLMSLQRACHTPERKLALLKKIRGDKPDLAHEQTAEAIEDLDAATVQARIDRANGRSAAQDSKVFDEKKAQLTKAIDEVDALRQACLTATGAERDALIKLSRTELERILAQCKAKDLLASVDLSFASLDKLSATLEQIELGLQNKIAEKLEEFLDKRPRSIAELLDEKQILRGFCVTAASLEQATGSDVLNMGGRLLRASALSNVQLDYSSEQASKQAAQRFETSASAFAASATAKGAAFVGSGIGAFSLMASYAAAQQSQRDESSTTARQIATRIKTHYRKSQQATMDLPSDQLAFSDAALAGLRVIDAIPAAQTAQRRAAAEFFLRSFGSHVFCRVLLGGWYKYEAKASSTSTESQRTLDEAVSRATDWAISASASYHGLGGGGSAAGAGRGSDSQASAGSSVTRYKFNEQSVALSVSVLGGMAELPSELWLASLKPDAHWQVIDRSYDKAVWEILRLPQALAQVKEEAKGNAPIATAALAELLEDVWVNDIFIPSVELPGLRQHLINRALKTAAALAREIRSMTQMPNMQLALFEKYFRQPSERLDTSVQLPAGYKILGGGASAVKQKAGNFLIASHPSVAGTGKDQRWSWQVLMKSIKDSSPVEHVVRVIALYDPNDEWDVRIFSQSSDALKEDHYFKLAPNDGYLFTGGGGRVEETAVTDTAVLGGMSYCPVGAKPGPPQERCHYAVYSHHVIKKCPHNLTAYAIGLRPRGSAKLTWEYRVHEFRESAHHDHDIQHIASGDGVHHSVMIGGGVMVSPRPTPNGLTGSCPLPYPESGHRAQPLYAWHGTSKDHQTSAPAIMNSFTLALTNVDIDWIEPASLG; translated from the coding sequence ATGCCGGTCGCGATCGCAGAAGAATCGCAAGTCATTCCATTGGAAAATTTCCTGCGCGAACTGGGCTTGCGCAGCCCACAGATCAAGCTGGTGCGCGATGCGGGTATCGGTTCGTTGATGTCGCTGCAGCGCGCCTGCCACACGCCCGAGCGCAAGCTCGCGCTGCTGAAGAAGATCCGCGGCGACAAGCCCGATCTGGCCCACGAGCAGACCGCCGAGGCGATCGAGGACCTGGACGCGGCCACGGTGCAGGCGCGCATCGATCGCGCCAACGGCCGCAGCGCGGCGCAGGACAGCAAGGTCTTCGACGAAAAGAAGGCGCAGCTGACCAAGGCCATCGACGAGGTGGACGCGTTGCGCCAGGCCTGCCTGACCGCGACCGGCGCCGAGCGCGATGCGCTGATCAAGCTCAGCCGCACCGAACTCGAGCGCATCCTCGCCCAATGCAAGGCCAAGGACCTGCTGGCCTCGGTCGATCTGTCGTTCGCCAGCCTGGACAAGCTCAGCGCCACGCTGGAACAGATCGAGCTCGGGCTGCAGAACAAGATCGCCGAGAAGCTCGAGGAGTTTCTCGACAAGCGGCCGCGCAGCATCGCCGAGCTGCTGGACGAGAAGCAGATCCTGCGCGGCTTCTGCGTGACCGCCGCGAGCCTGGAGCAGGCCACCGGCTCGGACGTGCTCAACATGGGCGGCCGTCTGCTGCGCGCCTCGGCGCTGAGCAATGTGCAGCTGGACTATTCCAGCGAACAGGCCAGCAAGCAGGCGGCGCAGCGCTTCGAGACCTCGGCGTCGGCGTTCGCCGCCTCGGCCACGGCCAAGGGCGCGGCGTTCGTAGGTTCGGGCATCGGCGCCTTCAGCCTGATGGCGAGCTACGCCGCGGCCCAGCAGAGCCAGCGCGATGAGAGCTCGACCACCGCGCGCCAGATCGCCACCCGCATCAAGACCCATTACCGCAAATCGCAGCAGGCGACGATGGACCTGCCGAGCGATCAATTGGCGTTCAGCGACGCGGCGCTGGCCGGGCTGCGCGTGATCGATGCGATTCCCGCCGCGCAGACGGCGCAACGCCGCGCCGCGGCCGAGTTCTTCCTGCGTTCCTTCGGCAGCCACGTGTTCTGCCGGGTGCTGCTCGGCGGCTGGTACAAGTACGAGGCCAAGGCCAGCAGCACGTCGACCGAAAGTCAGCGCACCCTGGACGAAGCGGTCAGCCGCGCCACCGATTGGGCGATTTCGGCATCGGCGTCTTACCACGGCCTGGGCGGCGGCGGTTCGGCCGCGGGCGCCGGGCGCGGCAGCGACAGCCAGGCGAGCGCCGGTTCCTCGGTCACGCGTTACAAGTTCAACGAGCAGAGCGTCGCCTTGTCGGTGTCGGTGCTCGGCGGCATGGCCGAGTTGCCCAGCGAGCTGTGGCTGGCGAGCCTCAAGCCCGATGCGCATTGGCAGGTGATCGATCGGTCCTACGACAAGGCGGTGTGGGAGATCCTACGTTTGCCGCAGGCCTTGGCGCAGGTGAAGGAGGAGGCGAAGGGCAATGCGCCGATCGCCACCGCGGCGCTGGCCGAGCTGCTCGAAGACGTGTGGGTCAACGATATCTTCATCCCCTCGGTCGAACTGCCGGGCCTGCGCCAGCATCTGATCAACCGGGCGCTCAAGACCGCCGCCGCGCTGGCGCGCGAGATCCGCAGCATGACCCAGATGCCGAACATGCAACTGGCCTTGTTCGAGAAATACTTCCGCCAGCCGAGCGAACGTCTCGACACCAGCGTGCAGTTGCCGGCGGGCTACAAGATCCTTGGTGGCGGCGCGTCGGCGGTTAAGCAGAAGGCCGGCAATTTCCTGATCGCCAGCCACCCGTCGGTGGCCGGCACCGGCAAGGACCAGCGCTGGAGCTGGCAGGTGCTGATGAAGAGCATCAAGGACAGTTCCCCGGTCGAGCACGTCGTCCGGGTGATCGCCTTGTACGATCCGAACGACGAATGGGATGTGCGGATCTTCAGTCAGTCCAGTGATGCGCTCAAGGAGGATCATTACTTCAAGCTCGCACCGAACGACGGCTATCTTTTTACCGGAGGCGGCGGCAGGGTGGAGGAGACGGCCGTGACCGATACCGCGGTGCTGGGTGGAATGAGCTATTGCCCCGTTGGCGCGAAGCCCGGTCCGCCGCAGGAGCGCTGCCACTACGCGGTCTACAGTCATCATGTGATCAAAAAATGCCCACACAACCTGACCGCGTATGCGATCGGGTTGCGTCCGCGCGGCAGCGCGAAGCTCACCTGGGAATACCGCGTGCACGAATTCCGCGAAAGCGCCCATCACGATCACGACATCCAGCATATTGCCTCGGGCGATGGCGTCCATCACTCGGTGATGATCGGTGGCGGCGTGATGGTGTCCCCCAGGCCGACTCCCAACGGGCTGACCGGTTCGTGCCCGCTGCCGTATCCCGAATCGGGGCATCGCGCGCAGCCGCTGTACGCCTGGCACGGCACCAGCAAGGATCACCAGACAAGCGCGCCGGCCATCATGAACTCGTTCACGCTGGCCTTGACCAACGTGGATATCGACTGGATCGAACCGGCCTCCCTCGGCTGA
- a CDS encoding tyrosinase family protein codes for MRYTRRDFMTTAATAVAGTMLPLGSLLAAGPGAQGSEPTARYRRHDVATPEGQRMLISYARGVEAMLKLPAEHPHNWFRNAFTHFLDCPHGNWWFYVWHRGYVGYFERSIRKLSGDASFAMPFWDWTRHPEIPAGMFDGVLTPTDSAYAPFTGNLLKFTEFVKPSLLKYWNSLSSDQRAQLNSRGYPTFDDAWNDVTGYSVAHKAGLSGNQSYAITCGARYLSRSNPKLDAKTAYDVSPDIVSSGLTPTLFYDPSISNSFASSKTATHLVQPDGSTNFSILEGFPHNKVHNYIGGVGAIDPGPYGNMTNFLSPVDPIFYLHHSNMDRLWDLWTKKQLAAGLPFLPTGADLATFMAEPFLFYVDGDGGFVGPSKAGDYVSTSVFDYDYGPGFGSELTTAPKRKSGATKYGVIKGGIEAGAASVLLPNAMVEQHLASAQPASLIAEVTLDRPEGLAVTREFDVLVNAPADVERVDANSPYYAGTLAFFGPTMPNMAMSHSATFAVPLPKTLRAFSNAKLLGANAQFNIRLAPSGQQPADPVPVRGVSIKPAG; via the coding sequence ATGCGCTACACACGCCGCGACTTCATGACCACCGCCGCCACCGCCGTGGCCGGCACGATGCTTCCGCTGGGTTCGCTGCTCGCCGCCGGCCCCGGCGCGCAGGGCTCGGAGCCGACCGCGCGCTATCGCCGCCACGACGTCGCCACGCCCGAAGGCCAGCGCATGTTGATCAGCTATGCGCGCGGCGTCGAGGCCATGCTCAAGCTGCCGGCCGAACATCCGCACAACTGGTTCCGCAACGCCTTCACCCACTTCCTGGATTGCCCGCACGGCAACTGGTGGTTCTATGTCTGGCATCGCGGGTATGTGGGCTACTTCGAGCGCAGCATCCGCAAGCTCAGCGGCGACGCCAGCTTCGCCATGCCGTTCTGGGACTGGACCCGGCATCCGGAAATTCCGGCCGGCATGTTCGACGGCGTGCTTACGCCCACCGACAGCGCCTATGCGCCGTTCACCGGCAACCTGCTCAAGTTCACCGAATTCGTCAAACCCTCGCTGCTGAAATACTGGAACAGCCTGAGCAGCGATCAGCGCGCGCAGTTGAACTCGCGCGGCTACCCGACCTTCGACGACGCCTGGAACGACGTCACCGGCTACAGCGTCGCGCACAAAGCCGGCCTGTCGGGCAACCAGAGCTACGCCATCACCTGCGGCGCGCGCTATCTGTCGCGCTCCAATCCCAAGCTCGACGCGAAGACCGCCTACGACGTGTCGCCCGATATCGTCAGCTCCGGATTGACGCCGACGCTGTTCTACGATCCGAGCATCAGCAACAGCTTCGCCAGTTCCAAGACCGCCACCCACCTGGTGCAACCCGACGGCTCGACCAACTTCTCGATCCTCGAAGGCTTCCCGCACAACAAGGTGCACAACTACATCGGCGGAGTCGGCGCGATCGACCCGGGTCCGTACGGCAACATGACCAACTTCCTGTCGCCGGTCGATCCGATCTTCTACCTGCACCACTCCAACATGGATCGCTTGTGGGACCTGTGGACCAAGAAACAGCTCGCCGCCGGCCTGCCGTTCCTGCCGACCGGCGCGGACCTGGCGACCTTCATGGCCGAGCCGTTCCTGTTCTATGTCGACGGCGACGGCGGCTTCGTCGGCCCCAGCAAGGCCGGCGACTACGTCAGCACCAGCGTATTCGACTACGACTACGGCCCGGGCTTCGGCAGCGAGCTGACCACCGCGCCCAAGCGCAAATCCGGGGCAACGAAATACGGCGTGATCAAGGGCGGCATCGAGGCCGGCGCGGCCTCGGTGCTGCTGCCCAACGCGATGGTCGAACAGCACTTGGCCAGCGCGCAGCCGGCTTCGTTGATCGCCGAAGTCACCCTCGACCGTCCGGAAGGTCTGGCGGTCACGCGCGAGTTCGACGTGCTGGTCAACGCACCGGCCGATGTCGAACGTGTCGATGCGAACAGCCCCTACTACGCCGGCACCCTCGCCTTCTTCGGCCCGACCATGCCGAACATGGCGATGTCGCATTCGGCGACTTTCGCCGTTCCCTTGCCCAAGACCCTGCGCGCGTTCTCCAACGCCAAACTGCTCGGCGCGAACGCGCAGTTCAACATCCGCCTGGCGCCGTCGGGCCAGCAACCGGCCGATCCGGTGCCGGTGCGCGGCGTGTCGATCAAGCCGGCCGGCTGA
- a CDS encoding amidohydrolase family protein gives MLRHPALALLLLCLPQLALAQDEVFDVHVHVWQGEKSLREYYDQLQTTHQPVARHSGIHMAVKGELAQTRAKNDELIALSKRYPKLMPIASVHPLDDQAATDELKRLAGLGVKAIKLHPHTQKFDIADPKVRALCKLAGELGVAVLFDNFNIVPGDSQHLFNLAVQLPKTHFIFAHMGGMDFRFWNSLFMARTAKDFFFDNIHFDISATAVLVADSPLEAEFVWTIRNVGIDNVMLGSDYPQLSLKQAVDALEKLDLTAEEKRKIRWDNANRLFGDKR, from the coding sequence ATGCTCAGACACCCCGCCCTGGCCTTGCTCCTGCTCTGCCTGCCTCAGCTCGCGCTGGCCCAGGACGAAGTGTTCGACGTTCACGTCCATGTCTGGCAGGGAGAAAAGTCGCTGCGCGAGTACTACGACCAGTTGCAGACGACCCACCAACCGGTCGCCCGCCACAGCGGCATCCACATGGCGGTCAAGGGCGAACTGGCGCAGACCCGGGCGAAGAACGACGAACTGATCGCGCTGTCCAAGCGCTACCCGAAGCTGATGCCGATCGCCTCGGTGCATCCGCTGGACGATCAGGCAGCGACCGATGAGCTGAAGCGGCTCGCCGGCCTGGGCGTGAAAGCGATCAAGCTGCACCCGCACACCCAGAAATTCGACATCGCCGACCCCAAAGTGCGCGCGCTGTGCAAACTGGCCGGCGAGCTGGGCGTCGCGGTCTTGTTCGACAACTTCAACATCGTCCCGGGCGACAGCCAGCACCTGTTCAATCTGGCGGTGCAATTGCCCAAGACCCACTTCATCTTCGCCCACATGGGCGGCATGGACTTCCGCTTCTGGAACTCGCTGTTCATGGCCAGGACGGCGAAGGATTTCTTCTTCGACAACATCCATTTCGACATCTCGGCCACCGCCGTGCTGGTGGCCGATTCGCCGCTGGAAGCCGAATTCGTCTGGACCATCCGCAACGTCGGCATCGACAACGTGATGCTGGGCTCGGACTATCCGCAGCTGTCGCTCAAGCAGGCGGTCGATGCCTTGGAGAAACTCGACCTGACCGCGGAGGAGAAGCGCAAGATCCGCTGGGACAACGCCAACCGCTTATTCGGCGACAAGCGCTGA
- a CDS encoding DUF4019 domain-containing protein, which translates to MIMRTIPGALLIAVLTPTAIAAVNLRVETHQISQDRYDLIVRLPSGIDAVRVQSMLRPAADQVCEGRAWQWGPHRFESTARLGPGEPQAGEQTFTQQVDCGATATQDLTAVAAPDAPATADDERRVKETTLAYLLAKDTGDFAKARSMQTEEAKLSMPPDWSESRAAFNQQAGQPAQRQVVRLTWYDNPQGAPRKGRYVAADYRGDYRHAGFYCGYAMWYREADGSYRLVREEEGQVSDETASKIAAADLPAFRKPLGCRD; encoded by the coding sequence ATGATCATGCGAACGATTCCAGGCGCACTGCTGATCGCGGTGCTGACGCCGACCGCCATCGCCGCTGTCAACCTGCGGGTTGAGACACATCAAATCTCGCAAGACCGATACGATCTCATCGTGCGGTTGCCGTCCGGCATCGACGCCGTTCGCGTGCAATCGATGCTCCGCCCCGCCGCAGACCAGGTCTGCGAAGGCCGGGCATGGCAGTGGGGCCCGCATCGATTCGAATCGACAGCGCGACTGGGTCCCGGAGAACCGCAGGCCGGCGAACAGACCTTCACTCAACAGGTGGATTGCGGCGCAACCGCCACGCAGGACCTGACGGCCGTTGCGGCGCCCGACGCCCCGGCCACGGCGGACGACGAGCGTCGAGTGAAGGAAACCACGCTGGCTTACCTCTTGGCCAAGGACACCGGCGATTTCGCCAAGGCGCGCTCGATGCAGACCGAAGAAGCCAAGCTCTCCATGCCCCCGGACTGGAGCGAATCGCGCGCGGCTTTCAACCAGCAGGCCGGCCAACCGGCCCAGCGCCAGGTCGTCCGCCTGACCTGGTACGACAATCCGCAGGGCGCGCCGCGCAAAGGCCGCTATGTCGCAGCCGACTACCGCGGCGATTACCGACACGCCGGCTTCTACTGCGGCTACGCGATGTGGTATCGGGAAGCCGACGGCAGCTACCGCCTCGTGCGCGAGGAAGAGGGCCAGGTGTCTGACGAAACCGCCAGCAAGATTGCAGCGGCCGACCTGCCTGCGTTTCGCAAACCGCTCGGTTGCCGCGATTGA
- a CDS encoding M14 family metallopeptidase → MTAQAFYPIGTPGQPWTAVEVAQWRSTQVRQRSYEADVLSVIDTLRPRFEVLQYGRLDYAPDSYPLFALKSRDWRDDLPTMLVTGGVHGYETSGVHGALLFAQRHAADYAGRANVLIAPCISPWAYERIHRWNVDAIDPNRSFRDDSPARESAALMQLIAPLRAGVLMHIDLHETTDSDESEFRPALAARDGKPYEPGEIPDGFYLVGDSEDPQPEFQQAVVAAVALVTHIAPADANGEIIGATVVAPGVINYPVRSLGLCAGITDARYRTTTEVYPDSPRATPEQCNAAQAAAVCAAIDFALAKG, encoded by the coding sequence ATGACCGCCCAAGCCTTCTATCCGATCGGTACGCCCGGCCAGCCTTGGACCGCCGTTGAGGTCGCGCAGTGGCGATCGACGCAGGTCCGCCAGCGCAGCTACGAGGCCGACGTGCTGAGCGTGATCGACACGCTGCGCCCGCGTTTCGAGGTGCTGCAGTACGGTCGCCTGGACTACGCGCCCGACAGCTATCCGCTGTTCGCGCTCAAGAGCCGCGACTGGCGCGACGACCTGCCGACCATGCTGGTGACCGGCGGCGTCCACGGCTACGAAACCAGCGGCGTGCACGGCGCGTTGTTGTTCGCGCAGCGCCATGCCGCCGACTACGCCGGCCGCGCCAACGTGTTGATCGCGCCGTGCATCAGCCCCTGGGCCTACGAGCGGATTCACCGCTGGAACGTTGACGCGATCGATCCGAACCGCTCGTTCCGCGACGACAGCCCGGCGCGCGAATCGGCCGCGCTGATGCAGCTGATCGCGCCGCTGCGCGCCGGCGTGCTGATGCATATCGACCTGCACGAGACCACCGACAGCGACGAATCCGAATTCCGTCCGGCGCTGGCCGCGCGCGACGGCAAGCCGTACGAGCCGGGCGAAATCCCCGACGGGTTCTACCTGGTCGGCGACAGCGAAGACCCGCAGCCCGAATTCCAGCAGGCGGTGGTCGCGGCGGTGGCGCTGGTCACCCACATCGCGCCGGCCGACGCCAACGGCGAGATCATCGGCGCCACCGTGGTCGCGCCGGGCGTGATCAATTACCCGGTGCGTTCGCTGGGCCTGTGCGCCGGCATCACCGATGCGCGCTACCGCACCACCACCGAGGTCTATCCCGACAGCCCGCGCGCGACGCCGGAACAGTGCAATGCCGCGCAGGCGGCGGCGGTGTGCGCGGCGATCGATTTCGCGTTGGCGAAGGGCTGA
- a CDS encoding caspase family protein, translated as MNRAVLLIGVSQAGGLGKLKAVEPSIDKMAAWAKSQGIPDDQIIRRTDAGGLKVTVADLFNDIKALADRDTIEQLIVYFSGHGVVNNRQEYWLLSDAPVNAAAAVNIEGNVSLARAGAFEHVVFLSDACRTPTQGVQYGRIIGSDIFPNIEDAELERSVDIFFATSLGAPALEVRQSEQGQQYQAIFTEALLDALNGRIPEAIRDGRVRPRPLKKALPKKVWDKLKASGLSLSTSQTPDARITSEDEAWLASLPPSVPATATPPDIDVTSATPPDSAAPLSTREVAQLVVEEALRNESYGRAATTPVEVKTLTGRGVSKNATAMLKSMARVVGNRLPQPLPEKPGFEIHGRGVTGVTCTDGAAHLGQQGDAVTVSVDTDERQSQALIEFDDGSGVLLPVIAGFVGVLRLHERGLDEVWYEPADEFDASLSREELDYLRQAVIKASSLGVFALESDDADALAVRMQNLKFQDPALAVYAAYAYHDIGQLSRIAQMQGYLQDRLHVRLYDLALLSRGLLKDADLAAAVVPALPMLSQGWALTGALSGRIPTELDGLRQQLRPSLWSLYTPEGVQAIRAWMRHAAETSSSLTLGAA; from the coding sequence ATGAACAGAGCAGTGCTTTTGATCGGCGTAAGCCAGGCCGGCGGCTTGGGCAAGCTCAAGGCGGTCGAGCCGTCGATCGACAAGATGGCGGCCTGGGCCAAAAGCCAGGGCATTCCCGACGATCAGATAATCCGCCGCACCGACGCCGGCGGCCTCAAAGTGACCGTCGCGGACTTGTTCAACGACATCAAGGCGCTGGCCGATCGCGACACGATCGAGCAGTTGATCGTGTATTTCTCCGGCCACGGCGTGGTCAACAACCGGCAGGAATACTGGCTGCTGTCGGACGCGCCGGTGAATGCGGCGGCCGCGGTCAATATCGAAGGCAATGTCTCGCTGGCGCGCGCCGGGGCGTTCGAGCATGTGGTGTTCCTGTCCGACGCCTGCAGGACGCCGACCCAGGGCGTGCAGTACGGCCGCATCATCGGCAGCGACATCTTCCCCAACATCGAAGACGCCGAGCTGGAGCGCTCGGTCGATATCTTTTTCGCCACCTCGCTGGGCGCGCCCGCGCTGGAGGTGCGGCAATCCGAACAGGGCCAGCAATATCAGGCGATCTTCACCGAAGCCCTGCTCGACGCCTTGAACGGCAGGATTCCCGAGGCCATCCGCGACGGCCGGGTGCGGCCGCGCCCGCTCAAGAAAGCGCTGCCGAAAAAAGTCTGGGACAAGTTGAAGGCCAGCGGCCTGTCGCTGTCGACCTCGCAGACGCCCGACGCGCGCATCACCTCCGAAGACGAGGCCTGGCTGGCCAGCCTGCCGCCGTCGGTGCCCGCCACCGCGACGCCGCCGGATATCGACGTGACCAGCGCGACGCCGCCGGATTCGGCCGCGCCGTTGTCGACCCGCGAAGTCGCGCAACTGGTCGTGGAAGAAGCGCTGCGCAACGAAAGCTACGGCCGCGCCGCGACCACGCCGGTCGAGGTCAAGACCCTGACCGGCCGCGGCGTGTCCAAGAACGCCACCGCGATGCTCAAGAGCATGGCCCGCGTCGTCGGCAACCGGCTGCCGCAGCCGCTGCCGGAAAAACCCGGCTTCGAGATCCACGGCCGCGGCGTGACCGGCGTGACCTGCACCGACGGCGCCGCCCATCTGGGCCAGCAAGGCGATGCCGTCACCGTCAGCGTGGACACCGACGAACGCCAGAGCCAGGCGCTGATCGAATTCGACGACGGCAGCGGCGTGTTGCTGCCGGTGATCGCCGGTTTCGTCGGCGTGCTGCGCCTGCACGAACGCGGCCTGGACGAAGTCTGGTACGAACCGGCCGACGAATTCGACGCCTCGCTGAGCCGCGAGGAACTCGACTATCTGCGTCAGGCGGTGATCAAGGCCTCCTCGCTCGGCGTATTCGCGCTGGAATCCGACGATGCCGATGCGCTCGCGGTGCGCATGCAGAACCTGAAGTTCCAGGACCCCGCTCTGGCCGTGTATGCCGCTTACGCCTATCACGACATCGGCCAGCTGAGCCGCATCGCGCAGATGCAGGGCTACCTGCAAGATCGCCTGCACGTGCGCTTGTACGACCTCGCCCTGCTCTCGCGCGGCCTGCTCAAGGACGCCGATCTCGCCGCGGCCGTGGTGCCCGCGTTGCCGATGCTGTCGCAAGGCTGGGCCCTGACCGGCGCGCTGAGCGGACGCATTCCCACCGAACTCGACGGTCTGCGCCAGCAACTGCGGCCGTCGTTGTGGTCGCTGTACACCCCCGAAGGCGTCCAGGCCATCCGCGCATGGATGCGCCACGCCGCCGAAACATCCTCTTCCCTCACCCTGGGAGCTGCGTAA